Genomic window (Bosea vaviloviae):
GATGACGCGCGCGCGTCCCGATGCCCGCATCGTCTATGCCGCGGACGATGCCGGCTTTCCCTATGGCCGACTCGACGAGGCAACCCTGGTCGGGCGCGTGCTGAGCGTGATGGAGCGGCTGGTCGAGCGCTGCCATCCCGATCTCGTCGTCATCGCCTGCAACACCGCCTCGACCTTGGTGCTGCCCGCCTTGCGGGCGCGTTTCAGCATTCCCTTCGTCGGCACGGTTCCGGCGATCAAGCCGGCCGCCGAGCTGACGCGGAGCCGCCTGATCTCGGTGCTGGCGACGCCAGGCACCGTCGCCCGCGACTACACCCGTGACCTGATCGCAACCTATGCCGGGGCCTGCCACGTCACGCTGGTCGGCTCGACGCGGCTTGCCGGCCTCGCCGAAGCGGCGCTCAAGGGCGAGGCCATCGACGACGCAGCGGTCCTGGCCGAGATCGCGCCCTGCTTCGTCGCCAAAGACGGCGCCCGCACGGATGTGGTCACGCTGTCCTGCACCCATTACCCCTTGCTGATCGAGCGGATGCGGCGGCTCGCGCCCTGGCCGGTGAGCTGGATCGACCCGGCCCCGGCCGTCGCCCGGCGCGTCACCCAGCTCCTCGGGCCGGCCATGCCCCGGCTCGCAGAGGCTGCCGGTGAAGCGCCGGCGATCTTTACCAGCGGCGCCGGCATCAGCGGCCCGCTGCGCATCGCCTTGGCCGGCTACGGGCTGACCCAGATCACCATCGAGGCGATCCCGCTCGCGAACTGAGAGCGCTCCAACGTCGCGGCGGAACCGGTTGAAGCGCCAAGCGTTTTCCTGACGTCGTCGCGTTTTCCTGACGCCGCTCCCGCAGCGCCGCGAAGGAGGAAAGGACATGAAAAAGCTTCTTCTGATCATCGCGCTGGCGTTTGGCTTCGCCCTCATCGGAGTCAGCGCGAGTTCCGAGGCTCAGGCCAAGCCGCATGGCTGGCATAAGAGCCATGGCCACCATTACGGGCACCGTCATGGCCCCCGCCGGCATTATGGCTGGCATCGCGGCCATCATTACGGCTGGTACAAGCACCATCGCCACCACCGCTACGGCCATTGGCGCGGCTATTACTGGTGAGATGTCGGGGCGCCGGCGACCGGACGGATTTGACTTCGCACCGGCCTTGAGCCTATAGGGCTCCCGTCGCGCGGGTCCATCAGGGCCCGCGTGGCTTTTTCCGCACCCGTGATCCGCTCTCAGGAGCCGGATCTGTCGCCCCGGAGATGGGGAGCAGGAGGGCGCGGTCCTCACTCGCGAACCTAGAGGACACGCGAAACATGACCAAGCGCCACGAG
Coding sequences:
- the murI gene encoding glutamate racemase; its protein translation is MQVDLLAGTAYGTAAMPLRQPTILVFDSGLGGLTVLAEMTRARPDARIVYAADDAGFPYGRLDEATLVGRVLSVMERLVERCHPDLVVIACNTASTLVLPALRARFSIPFVGTVPAIKPAAELTRSRLISVLATPGTVARDYTRDLIATYAGACHVTLVGSTRLAGLAEAALKGEAIDDAAVLAEIAPCFVAKDGARTDVVTLSCTHYPLLIERMRRLAPWPVSWIDPAPAVARRVTQLLGPAMPRLAEAAGEAPAIFTSGAGISGPLRIALAGYGLTQITIEAIPLAN